The genomic stretch TCGATAAAAAAATCGCCAAGTCTTATTTTCATCGTTGACCCGAATTTCATGACATCTTTTTCCAATAGAAGGCATTGGTCTGGAATGAGGCATTTCCAAAGACATCCCAGCTTGCAGCTGTCTGAGCAGAAAACCGGTTTCTATCCTGGCCTTGTCTGATAAGGGTGGTGATTTAAGCAGCTCTACCAACCAAACAATTTTTTTGTGAAATGGACTCATACATATAATATATCAAATCTGACATATTTTTCTACAAAATTTCAATTAGGGGACAGACCACGTTTTCCAACTTTACACTTTTCCCAAAATAGTGTACGCTAACCTCATGCCAAGACGACCAAGAATCATAGTACCCGGAACCCCGCTCCACATCATCCAGCGCGGCAATAACCGGCAAGCCTGCTTCTTCGCCGAA from Candidatus Electrothrix communis encodes the following:
- a CDS encoding type II toxin-antitoxin system RelE/ParE family toxin → MVELLKSPPLSDKARIETGFLLRQLQAGMSLEMPHSRPMPSIGKRCHEIRVNDENKTWRFFYRIDDDAIILAHWISKKTQKTSKKDIALCKARFKQYDTDGGKDEKN